The following coding sequences are from one Bufo bufo chromosome 2, aBufBuf1.1, whole genome shotgun sequence window:
- the LOC120991081 gene encoding vomeronasal type-2 receptor 26-like codes for MMEAAAALQKMIIGRPEQWHEGSGGMMEAATAIQNMMVDRPQQWHDDGSNSELCHKCPIDEWPDERNVKCLPKPHEFLSYESELALLFSALVLLLSAVTSLILGLFIVHWDTPFVKANNRTVSITLLVSILLSFLCVFLFLGRPVDITCMLRQTSFSVFFSAAVSSVLSKTITVCIAFKATKPSSLWRMLVGHKPANYVVLTFSFIQALICVIWLASSPPYQEDDFMSYPGKIIIQCNEGSVTAFYSVLGYMGFLSSVSFVLAFMVRTLPDSFNEAKYITFSMLVFCSVWIAMIPAYLSTRGKYVVAVEIFAILTSSAGILFCIFFPKCYIMLLKPELNIKIRQQRL; via the exons ATGATGGAAGCTGCAGCAGCCTTACAGAAGATGATAATAGGCAGGCCGGAGCAGTGGCATGAAGGCAGTGGTGGTATGATGGAGGCAGCAACAGCCATACAAAACATGATGGTCGACAggccgcagcagtggcatgatgatggcagca ACAGTGAACTCTGCCACAAATGTCCCATTGATGAGTGGCCAGATGAGAGAAACGTGAAATGTCTTCCCAAGCCACATGAGTTTCTGTCCTATGAATCTGAGCTCGCGTTACTGTTTTCTGCATTAGTTCTGCTACTTTCTGCTGTAACAAGTCTCATTCTAGGATTATTTATTGTACACTGGGACACTCCTTTTGTAAAAGCCAATAATCGGACAGTGAGCATCACTCTCCTGGTCTCCATCTTGCTGAGTTtcctttgtgtcttcttgttccttGGTCGTCCTGTGGACATAACCTGCATGCTAAGACAGACGTCATTTTCAGTCTTCTTTTCCGCTGCCGTCTCCTCTGTACTCTCTAAGACTATCACAGTCTGCATAGCTTTTAAAGCCACCAAACCCAGTAGTCTGTGGAGAATGTTGGTGGGACACAAACCAGCTAATTATGTTGTCTTGACATTTTCATTTATCCAAGCTCTGATCTGTGTTATTTGGTTGGCCTCTTCTCCTCCatatcaggaggatgacttcatGTCTTATCCTGGGAAGATCATCATTCAGTGTAATGAAGGTTCGGTCACTGCGTTCTACTCTGTGTTGGGCTACATGGGATTTCTGTCATCTGTCAGTTTTGTTCTGGCCTTCATGGTGAGGACATTACCGGACAGTTTTAATGAGGCCAAGTAcatcaccttcagcatgctggtgTTCTGCAGTGTCTGGATTGCCATGATCCCGGCTTATCTGAGCACAAGAGGGAAATATGTGGTGGCTGTGGAGATATTCGCTATCTTAACTTCTAGCGCGGGAATATTATTCTGTATATTTTTTCCTAAATGTTACATAATGCTCCTAAAGCCTGAATTAAACATTAAAATAAGACAACAAAGGTTATAG